A region of the Paracoccus pantotrophus genome:
TCGCCACCGTCATCGCCCATGCCTTCTTCCCCGAGATCGCGCCGACCAGCGCGCTGCTGGCGACCTTCGCGGTCTTTGCCATCTCGTTCATCATCCGCCCGGTCGGCGGCATCATCTGGGGCGCGATCGGCGACCGGGTCGGCCGGCGCACCGCGCTGTCCTGGTCGATCCTGATCATGTCGGGCGCCACCACCGTCATCGCGCTCTTGCCGTCCTATCACCAGATCGGCCTGCTGGCGCCGGTGCTTCTGCTGCTGGTGCGCATGGTGCAGGGCTTTTCGGCGGCGGGCGAATATGCCGGCGCCACCTCGTTCATCGCCGAATATTCCCCGACCCATCGCCGCGGCCTTTACACCAGCATCGTACCGGCCTCGACCGCAGCGGGGCTGCTGGCCGGTTCGCTGATGTCGGCGGGGCTCTTCGCCTTCCTGGACGAGGCGCAGATGCAAAGCTTCGGCTGGCGCATCCCCTTCCTGCTGGCGCTGCCTCTGGGCTTCATCGGCCTTTATATTCGGCTGCGGCTGGAGGACACGCCGAAATTCCGCGAGCTGGAAAAGACCCATCACGTCGAGGCCACCCCGGTGCGCGAGCTGTTTCGCAACCATCGCCGGCAGATCGCCATCGCCTTCGGCGTCACCTGCCTCAACGCCGTGGGCTTCTACCTGATCCTCAGCTACATGCCCACCTATCTCTCGACCGAGATGGGCATGGGCAAGGCCCAGGCCTTTCTGGCCACCAGCATCTCGCTGGCCAGCTACATCTTCCTGATCTTCCTGATGG
Encoded here:
- a CDS encoding MFS transporter, whose product is MSNPTLAAAADMPQDAAQDTEVSPDVVKKVLGASFVGNFVEWFDYASYGYFATVIAHAFFPEIAPTSALLATFAVFAISFIIRPVGGIIWGAIGDRVGRRTALSWSILIMSGATTVIALLPSYHQIGLLAPVLLLLVRMVQGFSAAGEYAGATSFIAEYSPTHRRGLYTSIVPASTAAGLLAGSLMSAGLFAFLDEAQMQSFGWRIPFLLALPLGFIGLYIRLRLEDTPKFRELEKTHHVEATPVRELFRNHRRQIAIAFGVTCLNAVGFYLILSYMPTYLSTEMGMGKAQAFLATSISLASYIFLIFLMGMLSDRLGRKTALITASVLFMGLTVPLFSMLDGASFATIVLIQIAFGALLTINDGTLPCFLSEIFPTRVRYSGFAFSFNTANALFGGTAPFVATWLISVTGSKLAPAWYLVGAAGLALVAMLMARETAGKPLED